A stretch of the Deinococcus aquaedulcis genome encodes the following:
- a CDS encoding metal-dependent transcriptional regulator → MPGHTFSPSVEDYLKQMYLLGQGGRVSTQALADAHGVNPASVTAMLRRLTERGLVRHVPYRGAHLTPAGVRAALNVLRRHTLLELYLHEALGYPMSDVHEEAERLEHVMSEGLEARVTAWLGHPVIDPHGDAIPGSDGHPATGSGLRLTDVPLATLARIIQLPHQPQAAQALQVHALRPGVRVTVRARCPGLGTLTVQAEGAGQPVVLAETVARRIGVTLT, encoded by the coding sequence ATGCCCGGGCACACCTTCTCCCCGTCCGTGGAGGACTATCTCAAACAGATGTACCTGCTCGGGCAGGGCGGGCGCGTCTCCACCCAGGCCCTGGCCGACGCGCACGGCGTCAACCCGGCCAGCGTGACCGCCATGCTGCGCCGCCTCACCGAGCGGGGCCTGGTCCGGCACGTGCCCTACCGCGGCGCGCACCTCACGCCCGCAGGCGTGCGCGCCGCCCTGAACGTGTTGCGGCGCCACACCCTGCTGGAACTGTACCTGCATGAAGCCCTGGGCTACCCCATGAGCGACGTGCATGAGGAGGCCGAGCGCCTGGAGCACGTGATGAGTGAGGGGCTTGAAGCGCGGGTGACCGCGTGGCTGGGCCATCCCGTCATTGATCCGCACGGTGACGCCATCCCGGGCAGTGACGGCCACCCAGCGACCGGGTCTGGACTTCGCCTCACGGACGTGCCCCTGGCCACCCTGGCCCGCATCATTCAGCTTCCCCATCAGCCTCAGGCGGCGCAGGCCCTTCAAGTCCACGCCCTGAGGCCAGGCGTCAGGGTCACGGTGCGGGCACGCTGTCCAGGCCTGGGCACCCTGACCGTTCAGGCAGAGGGCGCAGGCCAGCCCGTGGTCCTGGCTGAAACCGTGGCCCGCCGCATTGGTGTCACCCTGACATAA
- a CDS encoding arsenate reductase ArsC, whose product MPRVLILCTHNSARSQMAEALTRNAAQRLGVDLEVHSAGTEATRVKDDAKTVMAELGIDLSTHISKTLWDVPDAQNFDYVVTVCDSAAEACPVYPGKTNRRHYPFTDPSGGSLDRWRTVRDQLKVQFDAFVQALKDGEDAPPTYEDSPAVTVA is encoded by the coding sequence GTGCCCCGTGTCCTGATTCTCTGCACCCACAATTCCGCCCGCTCCCAAATGGCCGAAGCCCTCACCCGTAACGCGGCCCAGCGCCTGGGCGTGGACCTGGAGGTGCATTCCGCCGGAACCGAAGCCACGCGGGTCAAAGATGACGCTAAAACCGTGATGGCCGAACTGGGCATTGACCTGTCGACCCATATCAGCAAGACCCTCTGGGATGTGCCTGACGCACAGAACTTCGACTACGTCGTCACCGTTTGTGACAGTGCCGCTGAAGCGTGCCCGGTGTACCCCGGCAAAACCAACCGGCGTCACTACCCGTTCACGGACCCCAGTGGCGGCAGCCTGGACCGCTGGCGCACCGTACGCGACCAGCTTAAAGTCCAGTTCGATGCCTTCGTGCAGGCGCTGAAAGATGGCGAGGACGCGCCCCCCACCTACGAAGACAGTCCTGCCGTCACGGTGGCCTGA
- a CDS encoding ZIP family metal transporter, with the protein MSAPAVGGGRWASLWGLALVPLLLLGAVLAYLVATGGGLKTLQGPPVEQVKVGRVTLPERGVIQVQVINDGPQAVTIPQVMVDDAFWSFTARPAGAIPRLGTATLTIPYPWVEGEAHNVALLTSLGTVFEAEIPVATLTPQPGRDLFVRFGLVGLYVGVVPVLLGMLWFPWMRRLSAPAMNFILALTVGLLVYLAVGTYLDAQAFAAALPAFWQGTPAVLLIALLTLGVLLALGGKRKPEDAPLGLSYRIATGIGLHNLGEGLAIGAAFALGEAALGTFLILGFTLHNITEGVGIVAPVVRHRPRLTQFALLALIAGGPAILGTWLGGFAFNPVLATVFLAVGVGAIVQVVWEVSRLVARNTAALGAPLVGWSTLGGFTVGVALMYFTAFFVKF; encoded by the coding sequence GTGAGTGCGCCGGCCGTGGGGGGCGGCCGCTGGGCCAGTCTCTGGGGCCTGGCCCTGGTGCCGCTGTTGCTGCTGGGCGCGGTGCTTGCGTATCTGGTGGCGACCGGCGGCGGGCTCAAGACGCTTCAGGGGCCGCCCGTCGAGCAGGTCAAGGTGGGCCGCGTGACCCTCCCCGAGCGCGGCGTCATTCAGGTGCAGGTGATCAACGACGGCCCGCAGGCCGTCACGATTCCGCAGGTGATGGTGGATGACGCGTTCTGGTCGTTCACGGCCCGGCCCGCTGGGGCCATTCCCCGCCTGGGCACCGCAACGCTGACGATTCCTTATCCCTGGGTGGAGGGCGAGGCCCACAACGTGGCGCTGCTGACCTCACTGGGCACGGTGTTCGAAGCAGAGATTCCGGTCGCCACCCTGACCCCGCAGCCGGGCCGCGATCTGTTCGTGCGCTTCGGCCTGGTCGGGTTGTATGTGGGCGTGGTGCCGGTGCTGCTGGGCATGCTCTGGTTTCCCTGGATGCGCCGCCTGAGTGCCCCGGCCATGAACTTCATTCTGGCCCTGACGGTGGGCCTGCTCGTCTACCTCGCGGTGGGCACCTACCTGGACGCGCAGGCGTTCGCGGCCGCGCTGCCCGCCTTCTGGCAGGGCACCCCAGCCGTGCTGCTGATCGCCCTGTTGACCTTGGGGGTCCTGCTGGCCCTGGGGGGCAAGCGCAAGCCCGAGGACGCGCCGCTGGGCCTGTCCTACCGCATCGCCACGGGGATCGGGCTGCACAACCTTGGCGAGGGCCTGGCGATTGGGGCGGCGTTTGCGCTGGGCGAAGCGGCGCTGGGCACCTTCCTGATTCTGGGCTTCACCCTGCACAACATCACGGAGGGGGTGGGCATCGTGGCCCCCGTCGTGCGCCACAGGCCCAGGCTCACTCAGTTTGCCCTGCTGGCGCTGATCGCTGGTGGACCCGCCATCCTGGGCACCTGGCTGGGCGGCTTCGCCTTCAATCCGGTGCTGGCGACCGTGTTCCTGGCGGTGGGGGTGGGCGCCATCGTGCAGGTGGTCTGGGAAGTCAGCCGCCTGGTGGCGCGCAACACGGCGGCCTTGGGCGCGCCCCTGGTGGGCTGGTCCACCCTGGGCGGCTTTACCGTCGGCGTCGCCCTGATGTACTTCACCGCCTTCTTCGTCAAGTTTTAA
- a CDS encoding DUF6428 family protein yields the protein MTQTLTAPIPGLSDLTTTQELMTALRTLPQRPLQFHLHGEVLVPAGYHVTEVKAVTIEAMDCGGKASSWRETVIQLMDGSAEEAKAGFMTNRKFLAIYDRVVKHIPVRDEAEVRFEYGNATTPAMQYHVTHVDIASEQITVHLRTPGVQCKAGDSCGTPAEATSDGCAPDSGCCAPQAPISLG from the coding sequence ATGACCCAGACCCTGACTGCCCCGATTCCCGGCCTGAGCGACCTCACCACGACTCAGGAGCTGATGACAGCCCTGAGAACCTTGCCCCAGCGGCCGCTGCAATTCCATCTCCACGGCGAAGTCCTGGTGCCCGCTGGATACCACGTCACGGAAGTCAAAGCCGTGACCATCGAAGCGATGGACTGCGGCGGGAAAGCCTCCTCCTGGCGCGAGACGGTCATTCAGCTGATGGATGGCTCTGCGGAGGAAGCGAAGGCTGGGTTCATGACCAACCGGAAGTTCCTGGCGATCTACGACCGCGTGGTCAAGCACATTCCCGTGCGTGATGAAGCCGAGGTGCGCTTCGAGTACGGGAATGCCACGACCCCCGCGATGCAGTACCACGTGACGCACGTTGATATCGCGTCTGAACAGATCACGGTGCACCTGCGGACCCCTGGCGTGCAGTGCAAGGCGGGCGACAGCTGCGGCACACCGGCCGAGGCGACGTCCGATGGCTGCGCACCGGACTCTGGCTGCTGCGCCCCTCAGGCCCCCATTTCGCTGGGCTGA
- a CDS encoding ArsR/SmtB family transcription factor — MDFDGTAVVFKALGDVHRLRALHFLATVDAGCCSTGQGVCTCDVQQMLGLTQPTTSHHMKLLVEAGLVETEKRGKWTYYTLSAKGMLIARTALDGLLAAVPQQQKEAV, encoded by the coding sequence ATGGACTTCGATGGAACAGCGGTGGTATTCAAGGCGTTGGGGGACGTACACCGCCTCAGGGCCCTTCACTTCCTCGCCACCGTGGATGCCGGCTGCTGCTCCACCGGGCAGGGCGTGTGTACCTGCGACGTCCAGCAGATGCTCGGCCTGACCCAGCCCACCACCAGCCATCACATGAAGTTGCTGGTTGAGGCTGGTCTGGTCGAAACCGAGAAACGCGGGAAATGGACGTACTACACGCTCAGCGCCAAAGGCATGCTGATCGCCCGCACCGCTCTGGATGGATTGCTGGCAGCCGTGCCGCAGCAGCAAAAGGAGGCCGTATGA
- a CDS encoding arsenate reductase ArsC, whose amino-acid sequence MTDAPRPIRVLFLCTGNTARSQMAQVLLEHHGGDRFQVTSAGLEPGEVNPLTVQVLKEQGFPTEHLQAKGVRPLIAEHFTYVITVCDRAEANCPSFPNATYRLSWSFDDPAAATGTEDERLQVFRRVRDEIDARVQAWVAERA is encoded by the coding sequence ATGACCGACGCTCCCCGCCCCATCCGTGTGCTCTTCCTCTGCACCGGCAACACCGCCCGGTCCCAGATGGCCCAGGTGCTGCTTGAACACCACGGGGGGGACAGATTTCAGGTCACCTCTGCTGGCCTGGAACCAGGTGAGGTGAATCCCCTCACGGTGCAGGTCCTCAAAGAGCAGGGCTTCCCAACGGAGCACCTCCAGGCCAAGGGTGTGCGGCCCTTGATCGCGGAGCACTTCACCTACGTGATCACCGTCTGTGACCGTGCAGAAGCAAATTGCCCCAGCTTCCCGAATGCGACCTACCGATTGTCGTGGTCGTTCGATGATCCAGCTGCGGCCACAGGTACTGAAGACGAGCGCCTGCAGGTGTTCCGCCGCGTGCGGGATGAGATTGACGCCCGCGTGCAGGCCTGGGTCGCGGAGCGCGCATGA
- a CDS encoding restriction endonuclease, whose translation MARATRTLNPLHFEDLEPHRFEDLVRQLAYDFRSWASIEATGRGGADDGIDIRAFEQGRTPLPEESDDDDPPLVSPGRQWIIQCKREKCIGPTQVRRYVEESVQGPDMPYGFILAAACDFSKKAYDAFRLALIGTGVQEFQLWGKAELEDMLFQPKNDHLLFAYFGISLQTRKRTKQSELKSMLALRKRVGRVIGGPTKRVRTEVLLRIADDDRYPDIAAVPDFDVNPPWAIHQVQCLNMRDNLVLELRRHFAYLDSESGEWDALDHSWPTRSHRTLYGQDRTFDPTYAAYHAAWQQRVPQENQAELVILTILPLSRVLGVDEEGDLGHPLPILYVDATSSGTLLDPLEERLYLEQRPLLGRNTEHEALPEQRIPFFKDFKLEEGETPDA comes from the coding sequence ATGGCCCGCGCCACTCGAACGCTCAACCCTCTGCACTTTGAAGACCTGGAGCCGCACCGTTTTGAAGATCTGGTGCGCCAACTCGCTTATGATTTCCGGTCATGGGCCAGTATTGAGGCAACTGGCCGGGGCGGCGCAGATGACGGCATCGACATTCGGGCGTTCGAGCAGGGCCGCACGCCCCTGCCTGAGGAATCCGATGACGATGACCCGCCCCTTGTGAGTCCTGGGCGCCAGTGGATCATTCAGTGCAAGCGCGAGAAGTGCATTGGCCCCACGCAGGTCCGGCGCTACGTGGAGGAGAGCGTGCAGGGCCCGGATATGCCCTACGGCTTCATCCTCGCGGCCGCCTGTGACTTCAGCAAGAAAGCCTATGACGCCTTCCGCCTGGCCCTGATCGGGACAGGCGTGCAGGAGTTCCAGCTGTGGGGCAAGGCCGAGCTGGAAGACATGCTCTTCCAGCCCAAGAATGACCATCTGCTGTTCGCGTATTTTGGGATCAGCTTGCAAACACGCAAACGCACCAAGCAGAGTGAGTTGAAGTCCATGCTGGCACTGCGAAAACGGGTGGGTCGCGTGATCGGAGGGCCAACCAAACGCGTCAGAACAGAGGTGCTCCTGCGGATCGCTGATGATGATCGTTACCCTGACATTGCCGCTGTTCCAGACTTTGACGTCAATCCCCCTTGGGCCATTCATCAGGTGCAGTGTCTGAACATGCGTGACAACCTGGTCCTTGAACTGCGGCGTCACTTCGCCTATCTCGATTCAGAATCAGGTGAGTGGGACGCTCTTGATCACTCCTGGCCGACAAGGTCACATCGCACCCTGTATGGTCAGGACCGAACCTTCGACCCAACCTACGCCGCCTACCATGCCGCTTGGCAGCAGCGAGTTCCACAAGAGAATCAGGCGGAACTCGTGATCCTGACCATTCTTCCACTCAGTCGGGTGCTGGGCGTCGATGAAGAGGGAGATCTTGGGCACCCTCTGCCCATCTTGTATGTGGACGCCACGTCATCAGGGACGTTGCTTGATCCTTTGGAGGAGCGGCTGTATCTGGAACAGCGTCCGCTCCTCGGCCGGAATACTGAACACGAAGCCCTGCCTGAACAACGCATCCCCTTCTTCAAGGACTTCAAACTTGAAGAAGGGGAAACGCCAGACGCCTGA
- the trxB gene encoding thioredoxin-disulfide reductase encodes MTQHYDVVIVGGGPAGLTAAIYTGRASLKTLILEKGLPGGQIAQTEEVENYPGFPEPISGMELAGRMQQQAEKFGGVIEMDEVQAIVRDEHDHEYPFTVTGYGGTYRAKAVILATGANPKRLNVPGEEHFWGKGVSTCATCDGFFYRGKKVVVVGGGDAAVEEGLFLTKFADEVTLIHRRDTLRANKVAQARAFSNPKMKFIWDTAVEEIEGEESVTGVRLKNLKTGEVSEMATDGVFIFIGHVPNTDFVKDTVKLRPDGYVDVTDEIYTSVPMLFAAGDVSDYIYRQLGTSVGAGTRAAMSAERALAALEVEAETAAD; translated from the coding sequence ATGACCCAGCACTACGACGTGGTGATCGTCGGCGGCGGCCCCGCCGGCCTGACCGCTGCGATTTACACCGGCCGCGCCAGCCTGAAGACCCTGATTCTGGAAAAGGGCCTGCCCGGCGGCCAGATTGCTCAGACAGAAGAAGTCGAGAACTACCCCGGTTTCCCCGAGCCCATCAGCGGCATGGAACTGGCGGGCCGCATGCAGCAGCAGGCCGAGAAATTCGGCGGCGTGATCGAAATGGACGAGGTGCAGGCCATCGTGCGCGACGAGCACGACCACGAGTATCCCTTCACGGTGACGGGGTACGGCGGCACCTACCGCGCCAAGGCCGTGATTCTGGCCACCGGGGCCAACCCCAAGCGCCTGAACGTGCCCGGCGAGGAGCACTTCTGGGGCAAGGGCGTCAGCACCTGCGCCACCTGCGACGGTTTCTTTTACCGGGGCAAGAAGGTGGTCGTGGTGGGCGGCGGCGACGCCGCCGTGGAAGAGGGCCTGTTCCTGACCAAGTTTGCTGACGAGGTGACCCTGATTCACCGCCGCGATACCCTGCGCGCCAACAAGGTGGCCCAGGCCCGGGCGTTTTCCAATCCCAAGATGAAGTTCATCTGGGACACGGCGGTCGAGGAAATCGAAGGCGAGGAGAGCGTAACCGGCGTGCGCCTGAAAAACCTCAAGACCGGCGAGGTCAGCGAGATGGCCACCGACGGCGTGTTTATCTTCATCGGTCATGTGCCGAACACCGACTTCGTGAAGGACACCGTGAAGCTGCGCCCCGACGGCTACGTGGACGTGACCGACGAGATCTACACCAGCGTGCCCATGCTGTTTGCGGCCGGCGACGTGAGTGATTACATCTACCGCCAACTGGGCACCAGCGTCGGGGCGGGCACACGCGCCGCCATGAGCGCCGAGCGCGCCCTGGCCGCCCTGGAAGTCGAAGCCGAAACTGCCGCAGACTGA
- a CDS encoding MIP/aquaporin family protein — translation MTVPLSRAVTAEGIGTFALVFFGPGAAVVQAQTGALGHLGVAVVFGLTVTAVIAALAPISGAHINPAATFALTLAGKFPKARVVPYVAAQLIGATLAAFVLLALFGMKGNLGVTVPAGSVMQAFVLELILTFFLLLVALRSGLPWVVGGVVALEAAMGGPITGASMNPARSFGPALASGIWTAHWLYWVAPLLGAALAVAANHLLAPTEPVETQPRRAQEFVPEGETA, via the coding sequence ATGACGGTGCCCCTGTCTCGCGCCGTCACCGCTGAAGGCATAGGCACCTTTGCCCTGGTGTTCTTCGGGCCTGGTGCGGCAGTTGTTCAGGCACAGACGGGGGCTCTCGGGCACCTCGGGGTCGCGGTGGTCTTCGGTCTCACGGTGACGGCCGTCATTGCCGCCCTCGCCCCCATCAGCGGCGCACACATCAACCCAGCCGCTACGTTTGCGCTGACGCTGGCTGGAAAGTTCCCGAAGGCGCGTGTGGTGCCCTACGTGGCCGCTCAGTTGATCGGGGCGACTCTGGCGGCCTTTGTCCTGCTCGCTCTGTTCGGCATGAAGGGCAATCTGGGCGTCACCGTGCCGGCTGGCAGCGTTATGCAGGCGTTCGTTCTGGAACTGATCCTGACCTTCTTCCTCCTCCTGGTCGCCCTGCGGTCGGGATTGCCTTGGGTTGTGGGCGGTGTGGTGGCCCTGGAAGCCGCCATGGGCGGCCCCATCACGGGCGCAAGCATGAACCCGGCCCGCTCCTTTGGTCCGGCCTTGGCCAGCGGCATCTGGACGGCCCACTGGCTGTACTGGGTTGCCCCTTTGCTTGGTGCGGCGCTTGCGGTCGCGGCCAACCACCTCCTGGCCCCCACTGAACCAGTCGAAACCCAGCCCCGCAGGGCCCAGGAATTTGTTCCTGAAGGAGAAACTGCATGA
- a CDS encoding metallophosphoesterase family protein has product MKIAVYGDVHGNRFALEAVVEDIKAHQPDAWVNLGDQLFGGADPAGAWQLQQQLKAEYGVLEVRGNTDERLGQPLTETTEKREMLAWLHEQLPEGAGAYVAGLPTSVSLADGQVLAAHGTPDSAWTYLLRDGNAWAHDDLVQERLSNPGNARVVIVGHSHLEHLRQIGALTVVNAGAVSRQKDGSPLARWVLLEGEGGAWNVTFRRVPYNIEAAAQWADQHAYHGTKEATQLRTGKDSK; this is encoded by the coding sequence ATGAAGATTGCGGTCTATGGAGACGTACATGGCAACCGTTTCGCTCTGGAGGCGGTCGTTGAAGACATCAAGGCCCACCAACCGGACGCCTGGGTCAATCTGGGGGACCAGCTCTTTGGTGGTGCCGACCCCGCTGGGGCGTGGCAGCTTCAACAACAGCTCAAAGCCGAGTACGGCGTCCTGGAAGTGCGGGGGAATACCGATGAGCGCCTGGGGCAGCCGCTCACCGAGACCACCGAAAAGCGCGAGATGCTGGCCTGGCTCCATGAGCAGCTCCCCGAGGGTGCTGGAGCGTACGTGGCTGGCCTGCCCACCTCCGTCTCCTTGGCCGACGGTCAAGTCCTGGCCGCCCACGGGACCCCAGACTCCGCCTGGACCTACCTGCTGCGCGATGGCAACGCCTGGGCACATGACGACTTGGTGCAGGAACGGCTGAGCAACCCCGGGAACGCCCGTGTCGTCATCGTGGGCCACTCCCACCTGGAACACCTTCGCCAGATAGGTGCCTTGACCGTGGTGAACGCGGGTGCGGTCTCCCGGCAGAAAGACGGCTCGCCCCTCGCCCGCTGGGTGCTGCTGGAGGGTGAAGGGGGCGCATGGAACGTCACCTTCCGGCGTGTGCCCTACAACATTGAGGCGGCGGCTCAATGGGCCGACCAACACGCCTATCACGGCACAAAAGAAGCCACGCAGCTCCGGACTGGAAAGGACTCAAAATGA
- a CDS encoding multicopper oxidase domain-containing protein, whose amino-acid sequence MSWWRSLLSRRDVLRVGAGGAAALAGSAALGQGGTHPAGHTGTAPVSPVPSTTAHAGHGNNLMVGAVNHKRNGFDPMAMLTDWDWGKVSTLPNGQTLREYTMIAQDKEIEIAPGIFFPAWTYNGRVPGPTLRCTEGDRLRITFINATIHAHTIHFHGVHSAEMDGVPGAGPGEIQPGGRFVYEFDAEPFGCHLYHCHATSLKRHIHKGMYGAFIVDPKEGRPPAREFVMVQNAFDTNFDGANEIYAVNTVGFEFARRPIPVQKGELIRIYLINILEFDLINSFHLHANFFNYYDTGTTLEPTSRIVDTIMQAQGQRGILEFKYKFTGNFMFHPHISEFTELGWMGSFQVVEPDAYPAALKAAGVDAGWDQRSRQGAAGGRS is encoded by the coding sequence GTGAGCTGGTGGCGGTCCCTGCTGTCCCGGCGTGACGTGCTGCGCGTGGGGGCAGGCGGCGCTGCGGCGCTGGCAGGCAGCGCGGCACTGGGGCAGGGTGGGACCCACCCTGCCGGGCACACGGGAACAGCCCCAGTCAGCCCAGTACCCTCCACCACGGCCCACGCTGGGCACGGCAACAACCTGATGGTGGGCGCCGTGAACCACAAGCGCAACGGCTTTGACCCCATGGCGATGCTCACCGACTGGGACTGGGGCAAGGTCAGCACCCTCCCGAACGGCCAGACCCTGCGCGAGTACACCATGATCGCGCAGGACAAGGAGATTGAGATTGCCCCCGGCATCTTCTTCCCCGCCTGGACCTACAACGGCCGCGTGCCGGGGCCGACCCTGCGCTGCACGGAAGGCGACCGGCTGCGCATCACGTTCATCAACGCGACCATTCACGCGCACACCATCCACTTTCACGGCGTGCATTCGGCCGAAATGGACGGGGTGCCGGGCGCCGGGCCCGGTGAAATCCAGCCGGGCGGGCGCTTCGTGTACGAATTCGACGCTGAGCCCTTCGGCTGTCACCTGTACCACTGCCACGCCACCAGTCTAAAGCGGCACATTCACAAGGGCATGTACGGCGCGTTCATCGTGGACCCCAAGGAGGGGCGGCCACCCGCGCGCGAGTTCGTGATGGTGCAAAACGCCTTCGACACCAACTTTGACGGGGCCAATGAGATCTACGCGGTGAACACGGTGGGCTTCGAGTTCGCGCGCCGGCCCATTCCCGTGCAGAAGGGGGAACTCATTCGCATCTACCTGATCAACATCCTGGAGTTTGATCTGATCAATTCGTTCCACCTGCACGCGAACTTTTTCAACTATTACGACACCGGCACCACCCTGGAACCTACCAGCCGCATCGTGGACACCATCATGCAGGCGCAGGGCCAGCGCGGGATCCTGGAATTCAAGTACAAATTCACGGGCAATTTCATGTTCCACCCGCACATCAGCGAGTTCACCGAACTCGGCTGGATGGGCTCGTTTCAGGTGGTGGAGCCAGATGCCTATCCCGCCGCGTTGAAAGCGGCGGGCGTGGATGCCGGGTGGGACCAGCGCAGTCGGCAAGGCGCTGCCGGGGGCCGCTCGTGA
- a CDS encoding IS1182 family transposase, giving the protein MMLRPTNSLSLPEDTARIAHMAFPQGNLYLSLRDEFGELFDDGAFQDLFSRRGRPALPPWRLALITVVQFLEGVTDRQAADQVRARIDLKYLLGLPLDDPGFHFSVLSEFRSRLIAGSAEGQLLDGLLSKFRDRGLIKRRGRQRTDSTHVLARVRSLTRLESVGETLRAALNAIATIQPTWLAWCPPEWFSRYGERLESARLPKGQEEGHAYACQIGQDGFALLTQIDGTAHVQLGDLPAVQTLRRMWALQFTQVDGDVRWQDGMVTNARERFNSPYDPEAGYGARGGLKWSGYKVHFTESCEEDTPHVMTAVRTTEAALTDYQVIDDIHQSLAERQLLPEEHLLDGGYISGDLVVRAKEHHGVRVIGPARQNASWQARSGGYDVTAFQIDWAKERTVCPQGHTSYYWKNLREKRGYDLIEVRFRERDCQKCPVKARCTRVKSAGRKLSLRGQAQHEAIQEGRALETSVQWGKVYTRRAGIEGTHSLGVRTMGLRRSRYRGQAKTHVQHVATAAAINLMRVAAWLEHVPRRGTRISRFAALKPQ; this is encoded by the coding sequence ATCATGCTGCGTCCAACCAATTCCCTCTCCCTTCCCGAAGACACGGCACGCATCGCCCACATGGCCTTTCCTCAGGGCAACCTGTATCTCAGCCTTCGAGACGAGTTTGGCGAACTCTTCGATGATGGTGCCTTCCAGGACTTGTTTTCGAGACGGGGTCGGCCCGCGTTGCCGCCGTGGCGCCTGGCCCTCATCACTGTGGTGCAATTTCTGGAAGGTGTGACCGACCGGCAGGCTGCCGATCAGGTGCGGGCTCGCATCGACCTGAAGTATCTCCTGGGCCTGCCCCTAGACGATCCTGGCTTTCACTTCAGCGTGCTGAGCGAGTTTCGGTCCAGGCTCATTGCCGGAAGCGCTGAAGGGCAGTTGCTGGATGGTCTCCTGAGCAAGTTTCGAGACCGGGGTCTGATCAAGAGGCGTGGCCGGCAACGGACAGACTCAACCCATGTCCTGGCCCGCGTCCGGTCCCTGACTCGCCTGGAATCGGTGGGGGAAACGTTGAGGGCTGCGCTAAACGCGATTGCGACCATCCAACCAACGTGGTTGGCCTGGTGCCCACCGGAGTGGTTTTCAAGGTACGGCGAACGGCTGGAGAGTGCACGGCTGCCGAAAGGCCAGGAAGAGGGCCACGCGTATGCCTGTCAAATTGGCCAGGATGGCTTTGCACTCCTGACTCAGATCGACGGCACAGCCCACGTGCAGCTCGGCGACTTGCCAGCCGTGCAGACCTTACGGCGGATGTGGGCCCTGCAGTTCACGCAGGTGGACGGAGACGTGCGGTGGCAGGACGGGATGGTGACCAATGCGCGTGAGCGGTTCAACTCACCCTATGACCCGGAAGCGGGGTACGGGGCGAGAGGGGGCCTCAAGTGGTCGGGCTATAAGGTGCATTTCACCGAAAGCTGCGAGGAGGACACGCCTCATGTCATGACTGCTGTGCGCACCACGGAAGCCGCCCTCACGGACTATCAGGTGATCGACGACATCCATCAGTCATTGGCAGAACGCCAGCTGCTCCCAGAGGAACATTTGCTGGATGGCGGCTACATCAGTGGCGATCTGGTGGTTCGGGCGAAAGAGCACCATGGGGTCCGGGTGATTGGGCCAGCACGGCAGAACGCCAGCTGGCAGGCACGGTCAGGAGGCTACGATGTGACGGCGTTTCAGATTGACTGGGCCAAGGAGCGAACCGTGTGTCCACAGGGACACACCTCGTACTATTGGAAAAACCTGCGGGAAAAGCGCGGGTATGACCTGATTGAAGTGCGATTTCGAGAACGGGACTGTCAGAAGTGTCCGGTCAAAGCGCGCTGCACCAGAGTGAAATCGGCTGGGCGGAAACTGTCGTTACGGGGGCAGGCGCAGCATGAGGCGATTCAGGAAGGCCGGGCATTGGAGACCAGCGTCCAGTGGGGCAAGGTCTATACACGCCGTGCCGGCATTGAGGGGACACACTCATTGGGCGTGCGGACCATGGGTTTGCGCCGGTCAAGGTATCGGGGACAAGCGAAAACCCATGTGCAACATGTGGCGACTGCGGCGGCAATCAACCTCATGCGTGTCGCAGCCTGGCTTGAGCATGTCCCCCGGCGAGGCACTCGCATATCACGCTTTGCTGCTCTGAAACCCCAATAA
- a CDS encoding ArsR/SmtB family transcription factor translates to MTTLTAPPVLDQLKALAQDTRYDLVRHLAQGEHCVCDLEALLGLPQSKVSYHLGILKEAGLVTAEQRGKNTYYTLRREPLFRIGGHLLVDLFPDHVGLTHQPKSVC, encoded by the coding sequence GTGACCACTCTGACTGCGCCTCCGGTGCTTGACCAGCTTAAGGCGCTTGCACAAGACACCCGATACGACCTGGTGCGTCATCTGGCTCAGGGCGAACACTGTGTTTGCGACCTCGAAGCCCTGCTAGGCTTACCTCAATCCAAAGTCTCTTACCACCTGGGCATCCTCAAAGAAGCGGGCCTCGTGACGGCAGAACAGCGCGGAAAGAATACGTACTACACGCTGCGCCGCGAACCCCTGTTCCGCATTGGTGGTCACCTGCTCGTGGATCTCTTCCCAGATCACGTCGGCTTGACACATCAACCGAAATCGGTGTGTTAA